The following proteins are co-located in the Paraphotobacterium marinum genome:
- a CDS encoding LysR family transcriptional regulator, with product MKYLDDLNIFGCIVRYGNFAEASKRLGIPAPTLTRRIQSLEDVLDVRLFNRNARKLVLTDAGHKFYQKCSPLIDEILLQTENISNENENHGGQLKVACPQNFINFGFQKFFSNFLKHNPDIDLYIETSTAPDELNAEDWDVFITPVEMNLNNVSFKKLGQITDILVASPQFLSDSFDITKPEDLDGCDLLKGKPLVDWKIYNGPQFYENTSTPKLLINELMAVKQACLAGLGITLIPNVFVEKEIHKGTLVHVLPEWASKPRDVYIVYKDRIQQSKKLNIFIDALMDHGFKF from the coding sequence TTGAAATATCTTGATGATTTAAATATTTTCGGTTGTATTGTCCGATATGGTAATTTTGCAGAAGCGTCTAAAAGATTAGGAATTCCTGCACCAACATTAACCAGAAGAATTCAGTCATTAGAAGATGTTTTGGATGTGCGTCTTTTTAATCGAAATGCTAGAAAACTTGTATTAACGGATGCAGGACATAAGTTTTATCAAAAGTGTTCTCCTTTAATTGATGAAATCTTGTTACAAACTGAAAATATCTCAAATGAAAATGAGAACCACGGAGGCCAGTTGAAGGTGGCTTGTCCACAAAATTTCATTAACTTTGGTTTCCAAAAGTTTTTCTCAAATTTTCTCAAACATAATCCAGATATTGACTTATATATCGAGACATCTACGGCTCCAGATGAACTCAATGCTGAGGATTGGGATGTATTCATTACTCCAGTTGAAATGAATTTGAATAATGTCTCATTTAAGAAATTAGGTCAAATAACGGATATATTAGTCGCTTCGCCTCAATTTCTTTCAGATTCTTTTGACATTACCAAACCTGAAGATCTTGATGGTTGTGATTTATTAAAAGGTAAGCCTCTAGTGGACTGGAAGATATATAATGGCCCACAATTTTATGAAAACACTTCGACTCCTAAACTATTAATTAATGAATTGATGGCTGTAAAACAAGCTTGTTTAGCAGGTTTAGGTATTACTTTAATACCCAACGTATTTGTTGAAAAGGAAATTCATAAGGGAACTTTAGTCCATGTGCTGCCTGAATGGGCTTCTAAACCAAGAGATGTTTATATTGTCTATAAGGACAGAATTCAACAGTCTAAAAAATTAAATATTTTTATTGATGCTTTAATGGATCATGGTTTTAAATTTTAA
- a CDS encoding SDR family oxidoreductase — protein sequence MNILIIGASRGIGQELARQYSNLDHNVNITIRGKNHDVTRNVTVFSEVDVTCFDSIQKLANSLDDKSIDLLIYNAGIWRDEVLGELNDKSFLETFNTNAVGAFRVASLLKDKLKTNGTLALMTSKMGSIGDNSSGGRYSYRMSKAAMNALGKSLSIDLKDRDIKVLMMHPGWVQTDMGGPNAHLTVEESVKGIINVIQKSAPKDSGKFFNYDGTVISW from the coding sequence ATGAATATACTAATCATTGGAGCAAGCCGAGGAATTGGGCAAGAGCTTGCAAGACAATATTCGAATTTAGATCACAATGTAAATATAACGATAAGAGGAAAAAATCATGACGTTACTAGGAATGTGACAGTTTTTTCAGAAGTTGATGTGACATGTTTTGATAGTATTCAAAAACTTGCTAATTCTTTGGATGATAAAAGTATTGACCTTTTAATTTACAACGCTGGTATTTGGCGTGATGAAGTACTTGGAGAGCTAAATGATAAAAGCTTTTTGGAGACTTTCAATACAAATGCAGTGGGAGCTTTTAGAGTGGCTTCACTTCTCAAAGATAAATTAAAAACTAATGGTACCTTGGCCTTGATGACTAGTAAAATGGGTTCAATAGGGGATAATAGTTCAGGTGGAAGATACTCTTATAGAATGAGCAAAGCTGCTATGAATGCTTTAGGTAAAAGTTTATCGATAGATTTAAAAGATAGGGATATAAAAGTTTTAATGATGCATCCGGGTTGGGTTCAAACTGATATGGGTGGTCCTAATGCTCACCTGACTGTTGAAGAGTCTGTGAAAGGGATCATTAATGTCATTCAGAAATCAGCGCCAAAAGATTCGGGTAAATTTTTTAATTATGACGGAACAGTCATCTCTTGGTAA
- a CDS encoding iron-containing alcohol dehydrogenase: MNFTYYNPTKILFGAEHIASIKNEIPTSKKVLVLYGGGSIKKNHVYDDVMKALSEHEVFEFSGIEPNPTVETLDKAVNLVRSNQIDFLLAVGGGSVIDGTKYVAAAACYDGHGWDILEKNEPVINALPIGSVLTLPATGSESNSGSVITKKETNQKLAFMSPLVQPKFSVLDPKSMETLPERQLVNGIVDAWVHVCEQYITTPQDAMVQDGYAEALLKNLIQLAKDFPSRSTTPNWNDNLMWTANQALNGLIGAGVSQDWGTHMIGHELTALFGVDHARSLAIIQPSLLRNQISKKREKLNQMGKNVFGLNQSDNLAEETINHIEKLFHSLNVKTHLDDYGMSKADAVKQVIAKLEKHGMVQLGEHQAITPDVSEKILDKAIA, translated from the coding sequence ATGAACTTTACCTATTATAATCCAACCAAAATTCTTTTTGGTGCAGAGCATATAGCTTCAATTAAAAATGAGATTCCTACAAGTAAGAAAGTTTTAGTCTTGTATGGAGGCGGCTCTATTAAAAAAAACCATGTTTATGATGATGTCATGAAAGCTTTATCTGAACATGAAGTTTTTGAGTTTAGTGGTATTGAACCAAACCCAACTGTTGAAACGCTTGATAAAGCTGTCAATTTAGTTCGTTCCAATCAAATTGATTTTTTATTAGCAGTAGGCGGTGGTTCGGTTATTGATGGAACAAAATATGTGGCTGCTGCAGCTTGTTATGATGGTCATGGTTGGGATATTCTTGAAAAAAATGAACCCGTAATTAATGCACTTCCTATTGGCTCTGTTTTGACGTTACCAGCAACAGGTTCTGAATCAAATAGTGGGTCAGTGATCACTAAGAAAGAAACAAATCAAAAGCTTGCCTTCATGAGCCCTTTGGTACAACCTAAATTTTCTGTTTTAGATCCCAAAAGTATGGAAACTTTACCAGAAAGACAACTCGTGAATGGTATCGTAGATGCTTGGGTTCATGTATGTGAACAATATATCACAACCCCTCAAGATGCTATGGTTCAAGATGGTTATGCGGAAGCATTATTAAAAAATTTAATCCAGTTAGCCAAAGACTTCCCAAGTCGTTCAACTACGCCAAACTGGAATGATAATTTGATGTGGACTGCCAACCAAGCGCTAAATGGATTGATTGGTGCGGGTGTAAGTCAAGATTGGGGCACGCATATGATTGGACATGAATTAACAGCACTCTTTGGCGTTGATCATGCACGTTCATTAGCGATTATTCAACCGTCACTGTTAAGAAACCAAATTTCTAAAAAAAGAGAAAAGTTAAACCAAATGGGTAAAAATGTTTTTGGCTTAAATCAAAGTGATAATTTAGCTGAAGAAACGATTAATCACATTGAGAAACTCTTTCATTCATTGAATGTTAAAACTCATTTGGATGACTATGGCATGAGCAAAGCAGATGCAGTGAAACAAGTCATCGCTAAGCTTGAAAAACATGGCATGGTACAGTTAGGCGAGCATCAAGCCATAACTCCTGATGTGAGTGAAAAAATCTTAGATAAAGCAATTGCATGA
- a CDS encoding anti-phage deoxyguanosine triphosphatase — protein MDLNSWQKRIREDKKRATDHRTEYERDEARIIHSAAFRRLQSKTQIFSMGESDIYRTRLTHSMEVAQIGRGIINFLQHKKQYNELLPSPSLITSICLAHDIGHPPFGHGGEYALNYCMKNSGGFEGNAQTLRILSKLEKYTPHNGLNPTRRTLLGTLKYPISYSKAVNEAIYKEQNTPNPKWLFKKENAIPPKCYFDSEQSVVDFILDDVTSDDKERFLKISHKPNDKNPHFSSCFKSLDCSIMDISDEIAYSLHDLEDAISLGLIRKDDWISFFL, from the coding sequence ATGGACTTAAATAGCTGGCAAAAAAGAATTAGAGAGGATAAAAAAAGAGCTACAGATCATAGAACAGAATATGAAAGAGATGAAGCTCGTATTATTCATTCAGCGGCATTTAGACGACTTCAATCCAAAACCCAAATCTTTAGTATGGGTGAGAGTGACATCTACAGAACTCGCTTAACGCATTCGATGGAAGTCGCCCAAATTGGTAGAGGGATCATAAATTTTCTTCAACATAAAAAACAATATAATGAATTACTGCCATCACCATCTTTAATCACTTCTATCTGTTTAGCACATGATATTGGACACCCTCCATTTGGACATGGTGGTGAATATGCCTTGAATTATTGCATGAAAAATAGTGGTGGTTTTGAGGGAAATGCACAAACACTTCGTATTTTGAGCAAACTTGAAAAATATACGCCACATAATGGTTTAAATCCGACTCGTAGAACATTATTAGGTACCTTAAAATACCCTATTTCATATAGTAAAGCTGTGAATGAAGCTATTTATAAAGAACAAAATACACCCAATCCTAAATGGTTATTTAAAAAAGAAAATGCAATCCCACCTAAGTGCTATTTCGATAGTGAGCAATCTGTTGTTGATTTCATCCTTGATGATGTAACAAGCGATGATAAAGAAAGATTTTTAAAGATCTCTCATAAACCAAATGATAAGAATCCTCATTTTAGCTCCTGCTTTAAGTCTTTAGATTGTAGCATTATGGATATATCTGATGAAATTGCTTATAGTCTCCATGATTTAGAGGATGCTATCTCGCTTGGGTTAATTAGAAAAGACGACTGGATATCTTTTTTTCTTTAA
- a CDS encoding DMT family transporter, giving the protein MNQISAYKTFSLFFTFIFLWSTGFITTKIGLGYMLPFQLLFFRYLTAFLILFTLYFVLKLPKLTRKEVLHQFITGIFFSAGIAGMFLSIKNGFSPGLTSLIMGIQPILTAVIGFMIFQEKMTLKQILGMIVGFISITFILVSPHSKNHAFLLVGFLFNLLGLFSFTIGTIYQKKMGSNHHPVCALFWQFFVSVILFSILGLSLYGHLMVHFDIKSVSIIIWQGLVINIFSWALLIHLLKKYSATTVASLLLIVPALTTLESWIVFDQNITLLTSIAIFTTILGVYLVVKPSKKKKSQMALTQ; this is encoded by the coding sequence ATGAATCAAATTTCAGCTTATAAAACTTTTAGTTTATTTTTTACTTTCATTTTTCTTTGGAGTACTGGATTTATAACAACCAAAATTGGTTTAGGTTACATGCTCCCCTTTCAGTTATTATTTTTTCGCTATTTAACAGCATTTTTAATTCTATTTACACTTTATTTTGTATTAAAATTACCAAAACTAACCCGTAAAGAAGTTTTGCATCAATTCATAACAGGAATCTTTTTTTCAGCTGGAATTGCAGGCATGTTTTTATCTATTAAAAATGGATTTTCACCTGGTTTAACATCCTTGATTATGGGAATTCAGCCTATATTGACTGCAGTAATTGGGTTTATGATTTTTCAAGAAAAAATGACTTTAAAGCAAATTCTAGGGATGATTGTTGGCTTTATTTCCATTACTTTTATACTGGTCAGTCCTCATTCAAAAAATCATGCTTTTTTATTAGTAGGCTTTTTATTTAATTTACTGGGGCTTTTTAGCTTCACAATTGGAACGATTTATCAAAAAAAGATGGGATCTAACCATCATCCTGTATGTGCCCTCTTTTGGCAATTTTTTGTTTCTGTCATATTATTTTCAATCTTAGGTCTATCTCTATATGGTCATTTAATGGTCCATTTTGATATAAAGTCAGTAAGTATTATTATTTGGCAAGGATTAGTCATTAACATTTTTTCATGGGCTCTGTTGATTCACCTACTTAAAAAATACTCTGCAACAACGGTAGCATCTCTTCTTTTAATTGTTCCTGCTTTAACTACTTTAGAGTCATGGATTGTTTTTGATCAAAATATTACTCTTTTAACATCCATTGCAATATTCACTACAATTTTAGGTGTTTATTTAGTCGTTAAGCCATCTAAGAAAAAAAAGAGTCAGATGGCACTTACACAATAA
- a CDS encoding GNAT family N-acetyltransferase has protein sequence MTSEKLKVNNFKPQPQSETPSKSLCSSRLKYRILTKDDFKYLYSLSSDPDVMKFFPHGTLSEKRTQERHEFYLDCYHKHNLPIFLMFCSKTNEFIGRCGFGLLEEQVEVGYVLHKKFWRQGFASESLQFCLQWAKKNLTTKNIIALAPSDHIGSISVMESCNMQFIEEKIAYGKNCKFYQIRNL, from the coding sequence ATGACTAGTGAAAAGTTAAAAGTTAACAATTTTAAACCACAACCCCAAAGCGAAACACCAAGTAAATCACTGTGCTCTTCTAGATTAAAATATAGAATTTTAACTAAAGATGATTTTAAATATTTGTATTCACTGAGTTCAGATCCAGATGTGATGAAATTTTTTCCGCATGGCACTTTATCTGAAAAACGGACTCAAGAGAGACATGAATTCTACCTAGACTGTTATCATAAGCATAATCTACCCATTTTCCTTATGTTTTGTTCAAAAACCAATGAGTTTATAGGTCGATGTGGATTTGGTTTATTAGAAGAACAAGTTGAGGTTGGATATGTTTTGCATAAAAAGTTTTGGAGACAAGGTTTTGCATCAGAGTCCTTACAATTTTGTTTACAATGGGCTAAAAAAAATCTTACAACCAAAAATATCATAGCATTAGCCCCATCTGATCATATAGGATCAATTAGCGTGATGGAAAGTTGCAATATGCAATTTATTGAAGAAAAAATAGCATATGGGAAAAATTGTAAGTTTTATCAAATCAGAAATTTATAA
- a CDS encoding lactoylglutathione lyase family protein — translation MSCSSNSPYPRTFSHIGISVPDLEKAVKFYTEVLGWYLIMKPTTITEDDSAIGEMCTDVFGAGWDKFRIAHLSTGDRVGVEIFEFKNQQNPDNNFEYWKTGIFHFCVQDPNVEALADKIVEAGGKKRMDKPRYYYPGEKPYRMIYMEDPFGNILEIYSHSYELIYSSGAYD, via the coding sequence ATGTCTTGCTCATCTAACTCCCCATATCCAAGAACGTTTTCTCACATTGGAATTTCAGTGCCAGATCTTGAAAAAGCTGTGAAGTTTTATACTGAAGTTTTAGGTTGGTATCTTATCATGAAACCTACGACTATTACTGAAGATGATTCTGCTATTGGTGAAATGTGTACGGACGTATTTGGAGCAGGTTGGGACAAATTCAGAATTGCTCATTTATCAACTGGAGATCGAGTAGGCGTTGAAATATTTGAATTTAAAAATCAGCAAAATCCTGATAATAATTTTGAATACTGGAAAACGGGTATCTTCCACTTTTGTGTTCAAGATCCTAATGTTGAAGCATTAGCTGATAAGATTGTGGAGGCTGGCGGAAAAAAAAGAATGGATAAACCCAGATATTATTATCCGGGTGAAAAACCGTATCGCATGATATATATGGAAGATCCTTTCGGTAATATTTTAGAAATTTATAGCCACAGTTACGAACTAATTTATTCAAGTGGCGCTTATGATTGA
- a CDS encoding DUF6789 family protein encodes MKNSIKKGFISGFIATLVLTMMMIIKGKMGIMPALDPVGMMTNTVHAKLGLPQLPVIGWLMHFGIGTIAWGGAFSIFNKWIPTQKQLTKGIIFGVVAWLIMMLIPMPMMGAGLFALNIGIQATVMTLVLHLVFGVVLGVSYQKLLGE; translated from the coding sequence ATGAAAAATAGTATAAAAAAAGGTTTTATCTCAGGTTTTATAGCAACTTTAGTTTTGACAATGATGATGATCATTAAAGGCAAAATGGGCATTATGCCAGCTTTGGATCCGGTAGGTATGATGACTAATACAGTCCATGCTAAATTAGGATTACCTCAGTTACCGGTTATAGGTTGGTTGATGCATTTTGGTATTGGGACAATAGCTTGGGGAGGAGCCTTTTCAATCTTCAATAAATGGATACCTACACAAAAACAATTAACAAAAGGAATTATTTTTGGGGTCGTTGCATGGCTTATAATGATGTTAATCCCAATGCCAATGATGGGGGCAGGTTTGTTTGCTTTAAATATTGGTATTCAAGCAACTGTTATGACATTAGTACTTCATTTAGTTTTCGGTGTTGTATTGGGAGTCAGTTACCAGAAATTACTTGGAGAATAA
- a CDS encoding lytic transglycosylase domain-containing protein — MKYLTLLFLALMLSFHADAKSKHFYSSYYEIHQFKSSLAKHEYSAKKITYYLKRRKLPKSFIIIPYIESNFNNYARSRKGARGMWQLMPFTARLMGIQVNRHRDDRINFARSTHAALKYIQNLYYYYHGNDILVVAAYNAGKGRVDSTLKKIHGYHSGRKETQFMLDLPRETQRYVGRYKVLKTYVDSRYFKI, encoded by the coding sequence TTGAAGTACTTGACTCTTCTTTTTTTAGCATTGATGCTTTCTTTTCATGCAGATGCAAAAAGTAAACACTTTTATTCTTCTTATTATGAAATACACCAATTTAAATCCTCTTTAGCGAAGCACGAATATTCGGCAAAAAAAATTACTTATTACTTAAAGCGTAGGAAGTTACCCAAATCTTTTATCATCATACCTTACATAGAATCAAATTTTAATAATTATGCACGATCAAGAAAAGGTGCCCGTGGAATGTGGCAGTTAATGCCTTTTACAGCGAGGTTAATGGGCATTCAGGTCAATCGACATAGAGATGATCGAATTAATTTTGCAAGATCTACACATGCAGCACTTAAATATATACAAAATTTATATTATTACTATCATGGTAATGATATCTTAGTGGTTGCAGCTTATAATGCTGGAAAGGGCCGTGTTGACAGTACCTTAAAGAAAATACATGGTTATCACTCAGGGCGAAAAGAAACACAGTTTATGTTAGATCTTCCAAGGGAAACGCAAAGGTATGTTGGGAGATATAAAGTTCTTAAAACCTATGTGGATAGTAGATATTTTAAAATATAA
- a CDS encoding DNA-3-methyladenine glycosylase I: MTRISRCSWLDLTKEDYVQYHDREWGVPVYDDYILFEFIVLELNQAGLNWYTILKRRASFKAAYANYDLKKIAQYNHLDIENLMKNSEIIRHKKKIEAVINNAKCFLQVQQNYKSFSHFLWSFVDFQPIKITSCEEDIELMKSISNKFHLGLKELGFLFMGPIICEAYLKACGVFNAHDMNCFRYNEV, translated from the coding sequence ATGACAAGAATCTCTCGATGTTCCTGGTTAGATTTAACTAAAGAAGACTATGTTCAGTACCATGACAGGGAGTGGGGTGTACCGGTTTACGATGACTATATATTATTTGAGTTTATCGTTTTAGAGCTAAATCAAGCTGGTTTAAACTGGTATACTATTTTGAAGAGAAGGGCCTCTTTCAAAGCGGCATATGCAAATTATGATTTAAAAAAGATAGCTCAATATAATCACTTAGATATTGAAAACCTGATGAAAAACTCTGAAATTATTCGTCATAAAAAGAAGATTGAAGCTGTGATAAATAATGCAAAATGTTTTTTACAGGTTCAGCAAAACTATAAATCCTTTAGTCACTTCCTTTGGTCATTTGTTGATTTTCAACCAATTAAAATCACGAGTTGTGAAGAGGATATAGAATTAATGAAATCGATTTCGAATAAATTTCACCTCGGTTTAAAGGAATTGGGTTTTTTGTTTATGGGACCTATAATTTGCGAAGCTTATTTAAAAGCTTGCGGTGTATTTAACGCGCATGATATGAATTGCTTTAGATATAATGAAGTTTAG
- a CDS encoding AraC family transcriptional regulator, translated as MKDKRIEDKVRLICDFLDKHPEKSYSLDELSHRANISKFHFQRVFTSIVGVSPRRYKQFSRMRRASMQLVYVKDLKIIDIALSAGFENPESFSRSFTKLFGQSPKDFRNNPNWSSWGPKFNFSIPSQTNNYNITIKKYPDRPCAMITHYGDYLQTIKSFDKLFSWITKNKIMSTADKKKLLMPISIPSSNPFETDQDDYQCKLALPYNGNISSNNLGIYSEKIPGGTYAVIKYEGQRDIYGFLHAITFFLVDWLPHSGWNKMNDQILIEHLNSPLDVDETKLITHICIPICK; from the coding sequence ATGAAAGATAAACGTATTGAAGATAAAGTGAGACTAATCTGTGATTTCTTAGATAAACATCCAGAGAAAAGTTATTCTTTAGACGAGTTAAGTCATAGGGCTAATATCTCAAAGTTTCATTTCCAACGTGTGTTTACATCTATAGTTGGTGTATCCCCTAGACGTTATAAACAGTTTTCTCGAATGAGACGCGCTTCGATGCAATTAGTATATGTAAAAGATCTTAAAATTATAGATATTGCCTTATCTGCAGGTTTTGAGAATCCTGAATCCTTTTCGAGATCTTTTACAAAGTTATTTGGGCAATCACCAAAGGATTTTAGAAATAACCCAAACTGGTCAAGTTGGGGACCAAAATTTAATTTCAGTATTCCTAGTCAAACTAATAACTATAACATCACGATAAAAAAATACCCTGATAGGCCATGTGCAATGATTACACATTATGGTGATTATCTTCAAACAATTAAAAGTTTTGACAAATTATTCTCTTGGATTACAAAAAATAAAATAATGAGTACGGCTGACAAAAAAAAATTGCTGATGCCTATTAGTATACCCTCTTCAAATCCCTTTGAAACAGATCAAGATGACTATCAATGCAAACTAGCTTTACCCTATAATGGAAACATATCATCTAACAATCTAGGTATTTATTCAGAAAAAATTCCTGGAGGAACCTATGCGGTAATAAAATATGAAGGACAAAGAGACATTTATGGGTTCCTCCATGCCATAACATTTTTCTTAGTTGATTGGCTGCCTCATTCTGGGTGGAATAAAATGAATGATCAAATTTTAATTGAGCATCTAAACAGTCCTCTTGACGTAGATGAAACAAAACTAATTACACATATCTGTATACCAATTTGTAAATGA
- a CDS encoding S9 family peptidase — protein sequence MNPIKPPNAKKIPKEIKQHNQTRVDNYAWLRDKNWKKFIEGDLDFHDPSVKEYLESEQAYTKQIMDHTQSSQKQIYDEILSRIVEDDISYPYQKGNYYYIQETKKGLNYPILQRKFASIDAETETYFDINKESENYDTFILGTTSVNKDGTYFAYTVNTTGSMSYSLKLKDLAKNEHTQLNITDLTDSFQWVDNENIFYIERDESGRGKTVCSINIHKGLESRQVLFTKPTSHDDMFLDMTKTPDGKYIFLHLNNGSDTVIHYKPLDSDAPFQLFVEDKDDIQYSITHNNGSFYILTNLNHKNNFMIMTCPVENISKSNWKIFLDEEKDLYLETMALYNKYLIACYKNTATSMQEIFIINILTHEKRSLKFSTNNFCFHLIGNDDPNSYVIRFSLETPIQPSTLYDLNLESLKKITLKKSNVPNYDTNKYQTEVLNATSSDGQKIPITIIYKKGTLLNSKNPLLLYGYGSYGLGITPTFNQQIFSLINRGFIYAIAHIRGGDEKGYNWYRNGKKELKKNTFEDYLTVCHFLIDQKYTNAGLITGYGGSAGGLLMGAVANMEPSIFKSIIAAVPFVDVVNTISDASLPLTPPEWEEWGNPILNKEDFEYILSYSPYDNIKPQSYPNILALTGISDEQVTYWEPAKWVAKLRDLKTDNNLLLLDIKMNSGHTGASKRYQWIKDKAFEYAFILKAYQ from the coding sequence ATGAATCCAATTAAACCACCAAACGCAAAAAAAATTCCAAAAGAAATCAAACAACACAATCAAACCAGAGTTGATAATTATGCCTGGCTCCGCGATAAAAACTGGAAGAAGTTTATTGAAGGTGATTTAGACTTTCACGATCCATCGGTAAAAGAATACCTTGAAAGTGAGCAAGCTTACACAAAACAAATTATGGATCATACACAAAGTAGTCAAAAACAAATATATGATGAAATTTTATCTCGAATTGTTGAAGACGATATTAGCTATCCATATCAAAAAGGAAATTACTATTACATCCAAGAAACTAAAAAAGGATTAAATTATCCCATTCTTCAACGAAAATTTGCTTCAATTGATGCCGAAACAGAGACTTATTTTGATATAAATAAAGAATCAGAAAACTATGATACTTTCATATTAGGAACAACATCGGTCAATAAAGATGGGACTTATTTTGCCTATACAGTGAATACAACCGGTTCAATGTCGTATAGTTTAAAACTTAAAGATTTAGCAAAAAATGAACATACTCAATTAAATATAACTGATTTAACAGATTCATTTCAATGGGTTGATAATGAAAATATTTTTTATATTGAAAGAGATGAAAGTGGTAGAGGAAAAACAGTCTGCTCGATTAATATCCATAAAGGATTAGAATCAAGACAAGTTCTCTTTACAAAGCCAACATCGCATGATGACATGTTTTTGGATATGACTAAAACGCCAGATGGTAAATATATATTTCTACATTTAAACAATGGCTCAGATACCGTAATACACTATAAACCCTTAGACTCGGATGCACCCTTTCAACTCTTTGTTGAAGATAAAGATGATATTCAATACAGCATTACTCATAATAATGGTTCATTTTATATTCTGACAAACCTTAATCATAAAAATAATTTTATGATCATGACCTGTCCGGTTGAGAATATTTCAAAATCTAATTGGAAAATCTTTTTAGATGAAGAAAAGGATTTATATCTTGAAACAATGGCTCTTTATAACAAATACTTAATTGCATGTTATAAGAATACGGCTACATCAATGCAAGAAATATTCATCATAAATATATTAACCCATGAGAAAAGATCTCTTAAATTTTCAACCAATAACTTTTGTTTTCATTTAATTGGTAATGATGACCCAAATAGTTATGTCATAAGATTTTCTCTAGAAACACCTATCCAACCCTCAACTCTTTATGATTTAAATTTAGAGAGTCTCAAAAAAATTACTTTAAAAAAGTCTAATGTTCCAAACTATGATACTAATAAATATCAAACAGAGGTTTTAAATGCAACCTCATCTGATGGGCAAAAGATCCCCATTACCATCATTTACAAAAAAGGAACATTGTTAAACTCCAAGAACCCCCTATTATTGTATGGATATGGCTCATATGGACTTGGAATAACACCTACCTTTAATCAGCAAATCTTTAGCCTTATCAATCGTGGATTTATCTATGCTATTGCTCACATTAGAGGTGGTGATGAAAAAGGTTATAATTGGTATCGAAATGGAAAAAAAGAACTGAAAAAGAATACGTTTGAAGATTATTTAACTGTTTGTCACTTTTTGATAGATCAAAAATATACCAATGCTGGTTTAATTACAGGTTATGGTGGAAGTGCAGGTGGATTATTAATGGGAGCTGTAGCAAATATGGAGCCTTCAATTTTCAAAAGTATTATTGCTGCCGTCCCATTCGTTGATGTTGTGAATACCATTTCAGATGCATCATTGCCTTTAACGCCACCTGAGTGGGAAGAGTGGGGAAACCCCATCCTTAATAAAGAGGACTTTGAATACATATTATCTTACTCCCCATATGATAATATTAAACCACAATCCTATCCCAATATTTTAGCTTTAACAGGCATTTCTGATGAACAAGTGACCTATTGGGAGCCTGCTAAATGGGTTGCGAAACTTAGAGACCTTAAAACAGACAATAATCTATTGCTTTTAGATATTAAAATGAATTCTGGTCATACAGGTGCATCTAAAAGGTACCAATGGATTAAAGACAAAGCTTTTGAATATGCTTTTATTTTAAAAGCATATCAATAG